Proteins found in one Thermodesulfobacteriota bacterium genomic segment:
- a CDS encoding aquaporin: MINALRQHWPEYLMEAAGLGLFMISACLFTILLEHPGSPVRMAINDPFFRRFLIGVAMGLTAIGIIYSPWGKQSGAHINPSVTLTFLRLGKVKSWDAIFYIIAQFIGALLGVILVIALVRHLITHPSVNYVDTLPGPSGAMVAFVAELTISFILMTVILIVSNTRRIARYTGIFAGILVAIYITFEAPLSGMSMNPARTFGSAMPAHHLMHLWVYFTAPVLGMLIAAEVYVRVMGLSSISCAKLHHQNDKRCIHCGYPGAIKSTSFNVTTKQRAYI; encoded by the coding sequence ATGATTAATGCACTTCGCCAACATTGGCCTGAATATCTGATGGAAGCAGCAGGACTGGGACTATTCATGATTTCAGCCTGTCTCTTCACCATACTTTTGGAGCACCCGGGTTCTCCGGTCCGTATGGCAATAAATGACCCTTTCTTCAGAAGGTTCCTCATAGGAGTAGCCATGGGCCTTACAGCAATCGGCATTATTTATTCACCCTGGGGAAAACAATCGGGTGCGCACATAAACCCATCTGTAACACTGACTTTCCTCCGTTTGGGAAAAGTGAAGTCTTGGGATGCCATCTTTTACATTATAGCGCAGTTTATTGGAGCGCTTCTAGGCGTTATCTTGGTTATAGCACTGGTTCGACACCTAATCACTCATCCTTCGGTCAATTACGTTGACACACTTCCAGGCCCCAGTGGAGCAATGGTTGCCTTCGTTGCCGAGTTAACGATCTCTTTTATTCTCATGACGGTCATTCTGATTGTTTCCAATACAAGAAGAATTGCTCGTTATACAGGTATCTTCGCAGGAATACTTGTCGCTATCTATATCACCTTTGAGGCTCCGCTCTCCGGAATGAGTATGAATCCAGCTCGAACATTTGGCTCTGCTATGCCAGCTCATCATCTTATGCACCTCTGGGTTTACTTTACGGCTCCAGTCCTGGGAATGCTTATAGCGGCAGAAGTTTACGTGAGGGTGATGGGACTGAGCAGCATTTCATGTGCAAAGCTACACCACCAAAATGATAAACGCTGCATACACTGCGGGTATCCCGGCGCAATAAAATCCACATCATTTAATGTAACAACAAAACAAAGGGCTTATATATGA
- a CDS encoding FAD-dependent oxidoreductase, which translates to MQTYDIVVIGGGAAGLTAATGSAKFGLKVAIIEKEKLGGDCLYYGCVPSKTLIRSAKIVSLIKRAHEFGLHKANVSFEFENVISHVWDVIEKIGEHDDPERFRKMGIDVIFGAPRFISSREIEVDGKKIRSKKFVISTGSSSLIPNIKGLKETGYITHVDVFHLKKLPPSIIVIGAGPIGIEMSQAFARFGSDVTVIEMENQILPKEDVDISKTLESCLAKEGIRFYTGTTVKRVNNENGKRAILCVKDGKEVVHRADEILVAVGRTPNTDGLNLEASGVEHTEKGITVNSNLKTTAKNIWACGDVVGPYLFTHMAEYQAGIVLRNALFKLSAKVDYSAVPWTTFTDPEVAHIGLTENEAIEKDLNYTVYKYNYSDVDRAVTEVEGHGFVKVLSTGWKGKIIGAHIIGPSAGELIHELILAIRKRLTVKDISSTIHVYPTLALGTRQTTDLYFHEKFFSPGWTQKVLRLVVKILK; encoded by the coding sequence ATGCAGACCTATGACATTGTAGTGATAGGTGGCGGGGCAGCAGGACTAACGGCTGCTACTGGATCCGCAAAGTTTGGACTTAAGGTTGCAATAATTGAAAAAGAGAAATTAGGGGGTGACTGCCTCTATTACGGTTGTGTTCCGAGTAAAACTCTTATTCGTTCAGCAAAAATTGTTTCATTAATTAAAAGGGCGCATGAGTTCGGCCTTCATAAGGCTAATGTGTCGTTTGAATTCGAAAATGTGATCAGCCATGTATGGGACGTAATAGAAAAAATAGGTGAGCACGACGATCCCGAGAGATTCAGGAAAATGGGGATCGACGTAATTTTTGGTGCGCCAAGGTTTATTTCCTCCAGAGAAATAGAGGTAGACGGAAAGAAGATCAGGAGCAAAAAATTCGTTATATCCACGGGATCCAGCTCTCTCATACCCAATATTAAGGGACTCAAAGAAACGGGTTATATAACACATGTTGATGTTTTTCATCTAAAAAAACTCCCCCCTTCCATAATTGTCATAGGTGCAGGGCCGATTGGAATCGAGATGTCTCAGGCGTTCGCAAGATTCGGCTCCGACGTAACTGTGATAGAAATGGAAAATCAAATTCTTCCTAAAGAGGACGTGGATATATCTAAAACACTCGAGAGTTGTCTGGCAAAAGAAGGCATAAGGTTCTACACAGGAACAACCGTAAAGCGTGTTAATAATGAGAATGGGAAAAGGGCCATCCTTTGTGTAAAGGATGGAAAAGAGGTCGTGCACAGGGCTGATGAAATCTTAGTTGCTGTTGGACGCACTCCCAACACAGATGGACTGAATCTTGAGGCGTCGGGAGTTGAACACACCGAAAAAGGCATAACGGTAAACAGCAATCTCAAGACAACTGCCAAAAACATTTGGGCATGTGGTGATGTCGTGGGGCCCTATCTCTTTACACACATGGCTGAATACCAGGCCGGAATAGTACTCAGAAACGCGCTATTCAAGTTATCCGCTAAGGTTGACTATTCGGCAGTTCCATGGACAACATTCACCGATCCAGAGGTGGCTCACATAGGATTGACAGAGAACGAAGCAATAGAAAAGGATCTGAATTACACTGTTTATAAATACAACTACAGCGATGTAGATAGAGCGGTTACGGAGGTGGAAGGTCACGGATTCGTCAAGGTCTTATCCACCGGGTGGAAAGGAAAGATCATTGGAGCTCACATAATAGGCCCGAGTGCCGGCGAATTGATTCACGAACTCATACTGGCAATAAGGAAAAGGTTAACGGTTAAGGATATCTCTTCAACGATCCATGTCTATCCTACACTCGCCCTGGGTACGAGACAAACTACAGATTTGTATTTCCACGAGAAATTCTTCTCACCGGGCTGGACTCAGAAGGTTCTGAGATTAGTCGTAAAGATACTTAAGTAG